One window of the Notolabrus celidotus isolate fNotCel1 chromosome 23, fNotCel1.pri, whole genome shotgun sequence genome contains the following:
- the LOC117807603 gene encoding uncharacterized protein LOC117807603 isoform X3 — MATFPTAFKPRHLQKLNLCSRKMKIFHSIFLCSVASLLSSPVCVCSSASTGAFQTKCLERHFLLSVKSSILGVKTRFDFEDQHGLHFLSDQEASLCGYTVLIDDVGDLVFRASFLACHVQSKTDTDYWLRLWFVNMQPDGKIAVHPFQLHCSLQGRWSTREIICEENYMEVSIQQPILPFPSKKEKQQGAIEADLAVIFHRADQPPEEATVLSHTEAAALGYHVSLHGSHLTFRSPYSSPLSYFLQERGADLEVVKATILYRLQSNFQAVDITVVCPLNEATADGSHLLWMVPYNLSLLVHGPFRDRGVRIIVNSQALNESDFQERGFKMGLQEGRVELGIPLGTHGGHIKSGVFRGQYSQSMSVDLFFKSQWEDERWPLTRHCSFRLLKTPLIPQIPFFTQKSASSEGLLAIALGVFAADISLQKVTVDGGGDLLTWTHSNKTQSKADISVSKFSHPNGSHSYQLYFPLSHPKIIPEYIGGGFETYGLSFTFTLMILPSGDVFYHQATIEQSLEHRAPASPKLEGKCTESSLLVLLHHGEQSELQWELYVGARKLDWDLVEMGGLVMDAEEDYLIVEFPLHSPMMNFLKLTLQGLVSGVEISVVDAESLKVKDRLIHRCTFPIREMLLCLPEGRMVAIVDTTHTIPPIYPNRTALLDSSCVPMETDSSRALFSFSLDSCGTTVTTEGNFLVYENQISYPQAFLPLEDPLIHRDSPYR, encoded by the exons ATGGCGACTTTTCCGACAGCTTTCAAACCGAGACATTTACAAAAACTAAACCTTTGCTCTCGAAAAATGAAGATATTTCACTCTATTTTCTTGTGTAG TGTGGCGTCCCTCCTCAGTTcacctgtctgtgtttgcagctcAGCGTCGACAG GAGCATTTCAGACCAAATGTCTTGAGCGTCACTTTCTGCTTTCTGTGAAGTCCAGCATCCTTGGTGTAAAGACCCGTTTTGACTTTGAAG ACCAGCATGGACTCCACTTCCTCTCAGATCAGGAGGCCTCGCTCTGTGGTTACACCGTCTTAATCGATGACGTTGGAGACCTGGTGTTTCGGGCCTCCTTCCTGGCCTGTCATGTCCAAAGCAAG acagacacagattATTGGCTGCGTTTATGGTTTGTGAACATGCAACCTGATGGGAAGATTGCGGTGCATCCTTTCCAGCTCCACTGTTCACTCCAGGGTCGGTGGAGCACCAGAGAGATCATCTGTGAGGAAAACTACATGGAG GTCTCAATCCAGCAGCCTATTCTGCCTTTTCCATCCAAAAAGGAGAAGCAG CAGGGAGCTATTGAGGCAGACCTGGCCGTGATATTTCACAGAGCGGACCAGCCTCCAGAGGAAGCGACGGTCCTGTCACACACAGAAGCTGCTGCTCTGGGTTACCATGTCTCACTGCACGGCTCACACCTCACCTTCCGCTCTCCCTactcctcccccctctcatACTTTCTCCAG gagagaggagcagattTAGAAGTTGTCAAAGCAACAATCCTGTACCGACTTCAGAGCAACTTCCAGGCTGTTGACATCACTGTTGTCTGTCCTCTGA ATGAAGCTACGGCTGATGGGTCTCACCTGCTGTGGATGGTCCCGTATAATCTGTCTCTGTTAGTCCACGGTCCGTTCAGGGACAGAGGCGTGAGGATCATTGTGAACAGCCAGGCTCTGAATGAGTCTGACTTTCAAGAGAGGGGATTTAAGATGGGTCTGCAGGAGGGGAGAGTGGAGCTAGGGATCCCTTTAGGAACCCATGGAGGACACATCAAG AGTGGTGTTTTTAGAGGACAGTACAGCCAGTCCATGTCAGTGGATCTGTTCTTCAAGAGTCAGTGGGAGGACGAGCGCTGGCCTCTCACACGGCACTGCTCCTTCAGGCTCCTCAAGACCCCTCTAATCCCACAAATCCCTTTTTTCACTCAAA aaTCAGCCTCCTCTGAGGGATTGCTTGCCATCGCTTTAGGCGTCTTTGCAGCTGACATCTCCCTCCAGAAAGTGACAGTCGATGGCGGAGGCGACCTTTTAACCTGGAcccacagcaacaaaacacaaagcaaagcaGACATCAGTGTGTCCAAATTCTCCCACCCCAATGGGAGCCACTCCTACCAGCTGTATTTTCCGCTGTCACACCCCAAAATAATCCCAGAG TATATAGGTGGAGGATTTGAGACATACGGCCTCTCATTCACGTTCACTCTAATGATCCTACCCAGTGGAGATGTCTTTTACCATCAGGCCACCATAGAGCAAAGTCTTGAACATAGAG CTCCAGCTTCTCCCAAGCTTGAGGGGAAGTGCACAGAAAGCAGcctgctggtgctgctgcaccacgggGAACAGTCTGAGCTGCAATGGGAGCTTTATGTCGGAGCCCGGAAGCTGGACTGGGACCTGGTGGAGATGGGTGGACTTGTTATGGATGCAGAGGAGGACTACTTGATCGTGGAGTTCCCTCTTCACAGCCCTATGATGAACTTTTTG AAGCTGACGTTGCAGGGTCTTGTCTCTGGAGTGGAAATATCTGTAGTGGATGCAGAGTCCCTGAAAGTGAAGGACCGCCTCATCCATAGATGTACCTTCCCTATTAGAGAAATGCTGT tatGTTTGCCAGAAGGGAGAATGGTGGCAATAGTCGACACCACCCACACAATCCCCCCCATTTACCCCAACAGAACCGCCCTATTAGACTCGAGCTGTGTTCCTATGGAGACAGACAGCTCCAGAGCTCTGTTCAGCTTCAGCCTGGACTCCTGTGGGACGACTGTAACT ACTGAGGGAAATTTCCTCGTCTATGAAAATCAGATCAGTTACCCTCAGGCTTTTCTGCCTTTGGAGGATCCTCTCATACACAGAGATTCTCCATACAG atga
- the LOC117807180 gene encoding uncharacterized protein LOC117807180 → MDLGFYLGVSFLLSMWPAAKCDQIPDGVLHMECHDRFLMIAVDLSFTGNEPRFEAVDETGVHPITTRYASECGYCVRVLPVPEHVELRASYFSCHTDNKDDEVFSFNFNLVATQDGEEVTYALNKTCSPSLPWSPREVSCELNYMEVSVKSEVTCPSETKKDDWNAALRPAHTSATSDWQVMLHRNGEQLIPMSLSEAREQGYVFDLTDGRLVFRAPYGQPDSFSSEMNGFPVEVVHATLFSRQSWVVLMVDMVAACSMDQGSYDDDGYMMWATPEVLHPLVSGQHELQINVGVNGELVERPVAEERGYIVEKHDSIIQVNIPYNAEGGQRKSFVSGDLFEYYIFDLYLEKLSVAEDHVDTRLRLQRTLATPLLPRPLFTENRTVLEEFTFTVYLGHVPEDVALAAVHLNGQEFTLPFTNASSHTITQVVHPNNTHGYTLKVAFDDPVVMRQFSKEAALMQHWLDINYTLVVLPENEPFSHLVSVMALTDVSPPAFDSVCSESGISFRLDHRPSDYMWVISIGSEPLTSELAAQHGYIMRNDSQSLLLEVPLFTQGYEYKDVTLKGFSGTFEILIRDHETSEVQSSSVKTCPFTAAEFIMCSTDGRMTVVADVSLAMPSGGDPARTNLVDKYCGPKETDGTRALFSFPLNSCGSNVKLDKDSVTYENEIFFSKKLRALKNPADSSNDIERVMMQCTYPLAGLHRLFSVYRFESDSEGVGSIVHSSHTEGLQSPTAEPTTVSTTTRRSRRPGYQAQQIKVSGFLQNISKKGPRGSSQSKVTFF, encoded by the exons ATGGATTTGGGGTTTTACCTTGG TGTGAGTTTTCTCCTTTCCATGTGGCCAGCAGCTAAATGTGATCAGATCCCTGATG GAGTTCTTCACATGGAGTGTCATGATCGCTTCCTCATGATAGCTGTTGATCTCTCCTTCACTGGGAATGAGCCTCGCTTTGAGGCTGTTG ATGAGACAGGTGTGCATCCAATCACTACTCGATATGCATCAGAGTGTGGCTATTGTGTCCGAGTTCTTCCTGTACCTGAACACGTGGAGCTCCGAGCTTCTTATTTCAGCTGTCACACTGATAACAAA GATGATGAGGTGTTCTCATTCAACTTTAACCTGGTTGCAACACAAGACGGTGAGGAGGTCACCTATGCCTTGAACAAGACCtgttctccctctctgcccTGGTCTCCCAGAGAGGTTTCCTGTGAGCTGAACTACATGGAG GTGTCTGTGAAGAGTGAAGTCACCTGTCCATCTGAGACAAAGAAAGATGACTGGAATGCTGCTCTAAGACCT GCCCATACGTCAGCCACATCTGACTGGCAGGTGATGTTGCATAGAAATGGGGAACAGTTGATACCCATGAGCCTCTCTGAAGCTCGCGAGCAGGGCTACGTGTTTGACCTGACGGATGGAAGGCTTGTATTTCGTGCGCCGTATGGACAACCTGACTCATTCAGCTCTGAG atgAATGGTTTCCCAGTAGAGGTCGTCCATGCGACTCTGTTCTCCAGACAAAGCTGGGTCGTCCTCATGGTTGACATGGTGGCTGCTTGCTCAATGG ATCAGGGATCATATGATGACGATGGTTACATGATGTGGGCGACCCCTGAGGTGCTGCACCCACTGGTATCTGGTCAACATGAGCTGCAGATCAACGTTGGAGTCAATGGGGAACTTGTGGAACGGCCAGTAGCTGAGGAGAGGGGCTACATTGTGGAGAAGCACGACTCTATAATCCAAGTCAACATCCCCTACAATGCTGAAGGAGGACAAAGGAAG AGCTTTGTGTCAGGCGACCTCTTCGAGTACTACATATTTGATCTCTACTTGGAGAAGCTGTCCGTGGCTGAGGATCATGTGGACACTAGACTCCGCCTTCAACGGACACTGGCGACTCCCCTACTACCTCGCCCTCTCTTCACAGAAAACC GAACTGTTCTGGAGGAGTTCACCTTCACGGTCTACCTCGGACATGTCCCTGAAGATGTTGCGTTGGCTGCTGTTCATTTGAATGGTCAAGAATTCACACTGCCGTTTACTAATGCAAGCAGCCACACCATCACACAAGTTGTTCATCCCAACAACACTCATGGCTACACTCTGAAGGTGGCTTTTGATGATCCTGTTGTCATGAGACAG TTCTCAAAAGAAGCTGCCCTGATGCAGCACTGGCTGGACATCAACTACACACTGGTTGTGCTTCCTGAAAATGAGCCTTTTTCTCACCTGGTATCAGTCATGGCACTAACGGATGTCT CTCCTCCAGCCTTTGACTCGGTCTGTTCCGAGTCTGGGATCAGCTTCAGACTGGACCACCGGCCTTCTGACTACATGTGGGTGATTAGCATAGGCTCAGAACCGCTGACATCAGAGCTGGCGGCCCAGCACGGATACATCATGCGCAATGACAGCCAGAGTCTGCTGCTGGAGGTGCCGCTCTTCACTCAAGGCTACGAGTACAAG GATGTTACCTTGAAAGGGTTCTCGGGCACTTTTGAGATCCTCATTCGGGATCATGAAACATCTGAGGTCCAGAGCTCCTCTGTCAAGACTTGTCCCTTCACAGCTGCTGAATTCATCA TGTGTTCAACTGATGGGAGGATGACTGTAGTGGCTGATGTGTCTCTGGCCATGCCGAGTGGAGGTGATCCTGCAAGGACCAACCTTGTCGACAAATACTGTGGACCCAAAGAGACAGACGGCACCAGGGCTCTCTTCTCTTTCCCACTCAACAGCTGTGGATCAAACGTCAAG CTTGATAAAGACTCTGTCACTTATGAAAATGAGATTTTCTTCAGTAAGAAGTTGCGGGCTCTGAAAAATCCAGCAGATTCGAGCAATGACATTGAGAG GGTGATGATGCAGTGCACATATCCTCTGGCTGGACTGCATCGCCTCTTCTCAGTGTACAGGTTTGAGTCTGACAGCGAGGGTGTTGGCAGCATTGTGCATTCTTCACACACTGAAG GCCTACAGAGTCCAACCGCTGAGCCCACCACAGTGTCCACGACCACTAGACGCAGCAGAAGACCTGGTTATCAAGCTCAGCAGATTAAAGTTTCTGGCTTTCTAcaaaatatttctaaaaaag GTCCCAGAGGATCATCACAATCCAAAGTGACATTTTTCTGA
- the LOC117807603 gene encoding uncharacterized protein LOC117807603 isoform X1, which translates to MATFPTAFKPRHLQKLNLCSRKMKIFHSIFLCSVASLLSSPVCVCSSASTGAFQTKCLERHFLLSVKSSILGVKTRFDFEDQHGLHFLSDQEASLCGYTVLIDDVGDLVFRASFLACHVQSKTDTDYWLRLWFVNMQPDGKIAVHPFQLHCSLQGRWSTREIICEENYMEVSIQQPILPFPSKKEKQQGAIEADLAVIFHRADQPPEEATVLSHTEAAALGYHVSLHGSHLTFRSPYSSPLSYFLQERGADLEVVKATILYRLQSNFQAVDITVVCPLNEATADGSHLLWMVPYNLSLLVHGPFRDRGVRIIVNSQALNESDFQERGFKMGLQEGRVELGIPLGTHGGHIKSGVFRGQYSQSMSVDLFFKSQWEDERWPLTRHCSFRLLKTPLIPQIPFFTQKSASSEGLLAIALGVFAADISLQKVTVDGGGDLLTWTHSNKTQSKADISVSKFSHPNGSHSYQLYFPLSHPKIIPEYIGGGFETYGLSFTFTLMILPSGDVFYHQATIEQSLEHRAPASPKLEGKCTESSLLVLLHHGEQSELQWELYVGARKLDWDLVEMGGLVMDAEEDYLIVEFPLHSPMMNFLKLTLQGLVSGVEISVVDAESLKVKDRLIHRCTFPIREMLLCLPEGRMVAIVDTTHTIPPIYPNRTALLDSSCVPMETDSSRALFSFSLDSCGTTVTTEGNFLVYENQISYPQAFLPLEDPLIHRDSPYRLTVQCRYPVNESRTVAFHHLLNSSLDLSPAPVKHTHKEAENTVWISWTFVSLLLLLTLCTWSFYKRCLTIE; encoded by the exons ATGGCGACTTTTCCGACAGCTTTCAAACCGAGACATTTACAAAAACTAAACCTTTGCTCTCGAAAAATGAAGATATTTCACTCTATTTTCTTGTGTAG TGTGGCGTCCCTCCTCAGTTcacctgtctgtgtttgcagctcAGCGTCGACAG GAGCATTTCAGACCAAATGTCTTGAGCGTCACTTTCTGCTTTCTGTGAAGTCCAGCATCCTTGGTGTAAAGACCCGTTTTGACTTTGAAG ACCAGCATGGACTCCACTTCCTCTCAGATCAGGAGGCCTCGCTCTGTGGTTACACCGTCTTAATCGATGACGTTGGAGACCTGGTGTTTCGGGCCTCCTTCCTGGCCTGTCATGTCCAAAGCAAG acagacacagattATTGGCTGCGTTTATGGTTTGTGAACATGCAACCTGATGGGAAGATTGCGGTGCATCCTTTCCAGCTCCACTGTTCACTCCAGGGTCGGTGGAGCACCAGAGAGATCATCTGTGAGGAAAACTACATGGAG GTCTCAATCCAGCAGCCTATTCTGCCTTTTCCATCCAAAAAGGAGAAGCAG CAGGGAGCTATTGAGGCAGACCTGGCCGTGATATTTCACAGAGCGGACCAGCCTCCAGAGGAAGCGACGGTCCTGTCACACACAGAAGCTGCTGCTCTGGGTTACCATGTCTCACTGCACGGCTCACACCTCACCTTCCGCTCTCCCTactcctcccccctctcatACTTTCTCCAG gagagaggagcagattTAGAAGTTGTCAAAGCAACAATCCTGTACCGACTTCAGAGCAACTTCCAGGCTGTTGACATCACTGTTGTCTGTCCTCTGA ATGAAGCTACGGCTGATGGGTCTCACCTGCTGTGGATGGTCCCGTATAATCTGTCTCTGTTAGTCCACGGTCCGTTCAGGGACAGAGGCGTGAGGATCATTGTGAACAGCCAGGCTCTGAATGAGTCTGACTTTCAAGAGAGGGGATTTAAGATGGGTCTGCAGGAGGGGAGAGTGGAGCTAGGGATCCCTTTAGGAACCCATGGAGGACACATCAAG AGTGGTGTTTTTAGAGGACAGTACAGCCAGTCCATGTCAGTGGATCTGTTCTTCAAGAGTCAGTGGGAGGACGAGCGCTGGCCTCTCACACGGCACTGCTCCTTCAGGCTCCTCAAGACCCCTCTAATCCCACAAATCCCTTTTTTCACTCAAA aaTCAGCCTCCTCTGAGGGATTGCTTGCCATCGCTTTAGGCGTCTTTGCAGCTGACATCTCCCTCCAGAAAGTGACAGTCGATGGCGGAGGCGACCTTTTAACCTGGAcccacagcaacaaaacacaaagcaaagcaGACATCAGTGTGTCCAAATTCTCCCACCCCAATGGGAGCCACTCCTACCAGCTGTATTTTCCGCTGTCACACCCCAAAATAATCCCAGAG TATATAGGTGGAGGATTTGAGACATACGGCCTCTCATTCACGTTCACTCTAATGATCCTACCCAGTGGAGATGTCTTTTACCATCAGGCCACCATAGAGCAAAGTCTTGAACATAGAG CTCCAGCTTCTCCCAAGCTTGAGGGGAAGTGCACAGAAAGCAGcctgctggtgctgctgcaccacgggGAACAGTCTGAGCTGCAATGGGAGCTTTATGTCGGAGCCCGGAAGCTGGACTGGGACCTGGTGGAGATGGGTGGACTTGTTATGGATGCAGAGGAGGACTACTTGATCGTGGAGTTCCCTCTTCACAGCCCTATGATGAACTTTTTG AAGCTGACGTTGCAGGGTCTTGTCTCTGGAGTGGAAATATCTGTAGTGGATGCAGAGTCCCTGAAAGTGAAGGACCGCCTCATCCATAGATGTACCTTCCCTATTAGAGAAATGCTGT tatGTTTGCCAGAAGGGAGAATGGTGGCAATAGTCGACACCACCCACACAATCCCCCCCATTTACCCCAACAGAACCGCCCTATTAGACTCGAGCTGTGTTCCTATGGAGACAGACAGCTCCAGAGCTCTGTTCAGCTTCAGCCTGGACTCCTGTGGGACGACTGTAACT ACTGAGGGAAATTTCCTCGTCTATGAAAATCAGATCAGTTACCCTCAGGCTTTTCTGCCTTTGGAGGATCCTCTCATACACAGAGATTCTCCATACAG gCTGACGGTTCAGTGTCGCTATCCGGTAAATGAAAGTCGCACTGTGGCTTTTCATCACCTTTTGAACTCCTCCCTGGATTTGTCACCAGCtccagtcaaacacacacacaaggaggcagaaaacacag TGTGGATCTCATGGACATTTGTATCTTTGCTGCTTCTCCTTACACTGTGTACTTGGAGTTTCTACAAACGTTGCTTGACTATTGAATAA
- the sst5 gene encoding somatostatin-1 isoform X2 → MKRSIYQLNTSYSNSVNTQRFHRHFIIFLLYFGGISTTSSGRRRGSGNRRVLFEGEMLSCQFQVFWGVLFSSVLSLEVRAAPQPDMLMETLREDFTNDKVLTPFLLLRFMSELMATRDDEMIPEEEEVLGVRQEVMRRHLPLASYRERKAGCRNFFWKTFTSC, encoded by the exons ATGAAGAGGTCTATTTATCAGCTCAACACATCCTACTCAAACAGTGTTAACACTCAGCGTTTCCACCGTCActtcatcatttttttgttgtacTTTGGCGGCATTTCTACAACATCGTCAGGGCGGAGAAGAGGCTCAGGGAACAGGAGAGTTCTGTTTGAGGGGGAGATGCTTTCCTGTCAGTTTCAGgtgttttggggggttttgttttcctctgtgttgTCATTGGAGGTCAGAGCAGCTCCACAACCAGACATGTTGATGGAAACACTGAGAGAAGACTTCACAAACGACAAG GTCCTCACTCCTTTCCTCTTGCTGAGGTTCATGTCTGAACTGATGGCAACCAGAGATGATGAGATGATccccgaggaggaggaggtgttggGAGTCAGACAGGAGGTGATGCGGCGACATCTCCCCCTCGCCTCTTACAGAGAGCGCAAGGCAGGCTGCCGTAACTTCTTCTGGAAGACATTCACCTCGTGTTGA
- the sst5 gene encoding somatostatin-1 isoform X1, translating into MSPRLTMTLSSPVILLHVTSTSSSPHFHTAPPITSICWLDDEEDLKMKRSIYQLNTSYSNSVNTQRFHRHFIIFLLYFGGISTTSSGRRRGSGNRRVLFEGEMLSCQFQVFWGVLFSSVLSLEVRAAPQPDMLMETLREDFTNDKVLTPFLLLRFMSELMATRDDEMIPEEEEVLGVRQEVMRRHLPLASYRERKAGCRNFFWKTFTSC; encoded by the exons ATGTCGCCACGGCTAACGATGACCTTATCCAGTCCAGTGATACTTCTCCATGtaacctccacctcctcatcgCCACACTTTCACACTGCTCCACCAATCACATCCATTTGTTGGCTTGACGATGAGGAGGATTTGAAGATGAAGAGGTCTATTTATCAGCTCAACACATCCTACTCAAACAGTGTTAACACTCAGCGTTTCCACCGTCActtcatcatttttttgttgtacTTTGGCGGCATTTCTACAACATCGTCAGGGCGGAGAAGAGGCTCAGGGAACAGGAGAGTTCTGTTTGAGGGGGAGATGCTTTCCTGTCAGTTTCAGgtgttttggggggttttgttttcctctgtgttgTCATTGGAGGTCAGAGCAGCTCCACAACCAGACATGTTGATGGAAACACTGAGAGAAGACTTCACAAACGACAAG GTCCTCACTCCTTTCCTCTTGCTGAGGTTCATGTCTGAACTGATGGCAACCAGAGATGATGAGATGATccccgaggaggaggaggtgttggGAGTCAGACAGGAGGTGATGCGGCGACATCTCCCCCTCGCCTCTTACAGAGAGCGCAAGGCAGGCTGCCGTAACTTCTTCTGGAAGACATTCACCTCGTGTTGA
- the LOC117807603 gene encoding uncharacterized protein LOC117807603 isoform X2, with amino-acid sequence MATFPTAFKPRHLQKLNLCSRKMKIFHSIFLCSVASLLSSPVCVCSSASTGAFQTKCLERHFLLSVKSSILGVKTRFDFEDQHGLHFLSDQEASLCGYTVLIDDVGDLVFRASFLACHVQSKTDTDYWLRLWFVNMQPDGKIAVHPFQLHCSLQGRWSTREIICEENYMEVSIQQPILPFPSKKEKQGAIEADLAVIFHRADQPPEEATVLSHTEAAALGYHVSLHGSHLTFRSPYSSPLSYFLQERGADLEVVKATILYRLQSNFQAVDITVVCPLNEATADGSHLLWMVPYNLSLLVHGPFRDRGVRIIVNSQALNESDFQERGFKMGLQEGRVELGIPLGTHGGHIKSGVFRGQYSQSMSVDLFFKSQWEDERWPLTRHCSFRLLKTPLIPQIPFFTQKSASSEGLLAIALGVFAADISLQKVTVDGGGDLLTWTHSNKTQSKADISVSKFSHPNGSHSYQLYFPLSHPKIIPEYIGGGFETYGLSFTFTLMILPSGDVFYHQATIEQSLEHRAPASPKLEGKCTESSLLVLLHHGEQSELQWELYVGARKLDWDLVEMGGLVMDAEEDYLIVEFPLHSPMMNFLKLTLQGLVSGVEISVVDAESLKVKDRLIHRCTFPIREMLLCLPEGRMVAIVDTTHTIPPIYPNRTALLDSSCVPMETDSSRALFSFSLDSCGTTVTTEGNFLVYENQISYPQAFLPLEDPLIHRDSPYRLTVQCRYPVNESRTVAFHHLLNSSLDLSPAPVKHTHKEAENTVWISWTFVSLLLLLTLCTWSFYKRCLTIE; translated from the exons ATGGCGACTTTTCCGACAGCTTTCAAACCGAGACATTTACAAAAACTAAACCTTTGCTCTCGAAAAATGAAGATATTTCACTCTATTTTCTTGTGTAG TGTGGCGTCCCTCCTCAGTTcacctgtctgtgtttgcagctcAGCGTCGACAG GAGCATTTCAGACCAAATGTCTTGAGCGTCACTTTCTGCTTTCTGTGAAGTCCAGCATCCTTGGTGTAAAGACCCGTTTTGACTTTGAAG ACCAGCATGGACTCCACTTCCTCTCAGATCAGGAGGCCTCGCTCTGTGGTTACACCGTCTTAATCGATGACGTTGGAGACCTGGTGTTTCGGGCCTCCTTCCTGGCCTGTCATGTCCAAAGCAAG acagacacagattATTGGCTGCGTTTATGGTTTGTGAACATGCAACCTGATGGGAAGATTGCGGTGCATCCTTTCCAGCTCCACTGTTCACTCCAGGGTCGGTGGAGCACCAGAGAGATCATCTGTGAGGAAAACTACATGGAG GTCTCAATCCAGCAGCCTATTCTGCCTTTTCCATCCAAAAAGGAGAAGCAG GGAGCTATTGAGGCAGACCTGGCCGTGATATTTCACAGAGCGGACCAGCCTCCAGAGGAAGCGACGGTCCTGTCACACACAGAAGCTGCTGCTCTGGGTTACCATGTCTCACTGCACGGCTCACACCTCACCTTCCGCTCTCCCTactcctcccccctctcatACTTTCTCCAG gagagaggagcagattTAGAAGTTGTCAAAGCAACAATCCTGTACCGACTTCAGAGCAACTTCCAGGCTGTTGACATCACTGTTGTCTGTCCTCTGA ATGAAGCTACGGCTGATGGGTCTCACCTGCTGTGGATGGTCCCGTATAATCTGTCTCTGTTAGTCCACGGTCCGTTCAGGGACAGAGGCGTGAGGATCATTGTGAACAGCCAGGCTCTGAATGAGTCTGACTTTCAAGAGAGGGGATTTAAGATGGGTCTGCAGGAGGGGAGAGTGGAGCTAGGGATCCCTTTAGGAACCCATGGAGGACACATCAAG AGTGGTGTTTTTAGAGGACAGTACAGCCAGTCCATGTCAGTGGATCTGTTCTTCAAGAGTCAGTGGGAGGACGAGCGCTGGCCTCTCACACGGCACTGCTCCTTCAGGCTCCTCAAGACCCCTCTAATCCCACAAATCCCTTTTTTCACTCAAA aaTCAGCCTCCTCTGAGGGATTGCTTGCCATCGCTTTAGGCGTCTTTGCAGCTGACATCTCCCTCCAGAAAGTGACAGTCGATGGCGGAGGCGACCTTTTAACCTGGAcccacagcaacaaaacacaaagcaaagcaGACATCAGTGTGTCCAAATTCTCCCACCCCAATGGGAGCCACTCCTACCAGCTGTATTTTCCGCTGTCACACCCCAAAATAATCCCAGAG TATATAGGTGGAGGATTTGAGACATACGGCCTCTCATTCACGTTCACTCTAATGATCCTACCCAGTGGAGATGTCTTTTACCATCAGGCCACCATAGAGCAAAGTCTTGAACATAGAG CTCCAGCTTCTCCCAAGCTTGAGGGGAAGTGCACAGAAAGCAGcctgctggtgctgctgcaccacgggGAACAGTCTGAGCTGCAATGGGAGCTTTATGTCGGAGCCCGGAAGCTGGACTGGGACCTGGTGGAGATGGGTGGACTTGTTATGGATGCAGAGGAGGACTACTTGATCGTGGAGTTCCCTCTTCACAGCCCTATGATGAACTTTTTG AAGCTGACGTTGCAGGGTCTTGTCTCTGGAGTGGAAATATCTGTAGTGGATGCAGAGTCCCTGAAAGTGAAGGACCGCCTCATCCATAGATGTACCTTCCCTATTAGAGAAATGCTGT tatGTTTGCCAGAAGGGAGAATGGTGGCAATAGTCGACACCACCCACACAATCCCCCCCATTTACCCCAACAGAACCGCCCTATTAGACTCGAGCTGTGTTCCTATGGAGACAGACAGCTCCAGAGCTCTGTTCAGCTTCAGCCTGGACTCCTGTGGGACGACTGTAACT ACTGAGGGAAATTTCCTCGTCTATGAAAATCAGATCAGTTACCCTCAGGCTTTTCTGCCTTTGGAGGATCCTCTCATACACAGAGATTCTCCATACAG gCTGACGGTTCAGTGTCGCTATCCGGTAAATGAAAGTCGCACTGTGGCTTTTCATCACCTTTTGAACTCCTCCCTGGATTTGTCACCAGCtccagtcaaacacacacacaaggaggcagaaaacacag TGTGGATCTCATGGACATTTGTATCTTTGCTGCTTCTCCTTACACTGTGTACTTGGAGTTTCTACAAACGTTGCTTGACTATTGAATAA